In Planococcus shixiaomingii, the DNA window TAGTTGAAGGCTTCCATTTGACGGAAGAGGCTTTAAAAAAGAAAGAATTGATCAAATCGCTGATTGTCCGTGAAGGCGTCGAAATTCCTGCAGCGTGGGACATAGAAGATGTTCCTCATTATTCGGTAACGGCCGCAGTCGCGAAAGAGATTTCCGAAACGGAACATACGCAAGGCATTTTCGCTCACTGCGCACAGCCGGAATTCACCGAAGAAGACGAGCAGACGTGGAGCACATTATTGTTGATCGACGCGGTGCAAGACCCGGGCAATATCGGCACCATTATCCGGACTGCCGCTGCAAGCGGAATCGATGCGGTGATTCTTGGCAAAGGCAGTGCAGATCCTTTCAATCCAAAGACCGTCCGCTCAGCACAAGGATCACATTTCCAAATTCCTGTCGTCAAAGGGGATTTGCAAGAGTGGGTGGCCAGTTTGAAAAAACGCGGCATCCCAGTGTTTGGAACGGCTTTACAAAATGCAACCCCGGTACA includes these proteins:
- a CDS encoding TrmH family RNA methyltransferase; amino-acid sequence: MKRIESVQNSLVKHWKKLSTTRKERDKFSEFLVEGFHLTEEALKKKELIKSLIVREGVEIPAAWDIEDVPHYSVTAAVAKEISETEHTQGIFAHCAQPEFTEEDEQTWSTLLLIDAVQDPGNIGTIIRTAAASGIDAVILGKGSADPFNPKTVRSAQGSHFQIPVVKGDLQEWVASLKKRGIPVFGTALQNATPVHEVESQEQFALIVGNEGSGVDSLLLKETDQNLVVPLFGPAESLNVAVATGILLYGLVSKS